aaaccctgttttgaaaaaattttttttaaaaaaaaaaatttgttccAGTTTTGGAAAGAGACTGTGGGATCCCATGAGGAATATTAAAGTGGTCACAGCTTTTTCCTCACTTCTGTGCTCCAGTTCACCATGTATAGTTAGAACTATCTTAGCAGAGCTGGAAGATTTGTGCTCTGCTTCCAGCAAACTCAGCTAAGAAACTGGAGTGGTTTAAGGAAGCCCCCAAGCCTTGGGGAAAGCTCACAGCTCTCTGTTCTCAGCCTTAGTAGGTTCCCCTCCTGTTTTAGAAAACTACTTCCTGATTCATCTTTCTTCTCATTTCAGGTCCACAGCAAAGGACTGAAGCTAGGAATTTATGCAGATGTTGGGAATAAAACCTGTGCAGGTTTCCCTGGGAGTTTTGGATACTATGACATTGATGCCCAGACATTTGCTGACTGGGGTATAGATCTGCTAAAATTTGATGGTTGTCACTGTGACAGCATGACGTCCTTGGCAGATGGTATGTTTTTTTCATTacctttgtttttcaaattatgtTATAGTCAACAAAATCAAAATTATggtgtgtgtgactgttttgcgTGTTGGGGGGTGCTATGATGCCTGTTGAAGTCAGAGTGtcgacaacttgcaggaattggttctctccaaCCTTTTTGAGTcccagggatgaaactcaggtcatcaggtttgcctGTAAGCACCTTTACTGGCTGAACCATTTTACCAGCCCAAATAGTATGTGTGGTTTCTTCAAGAAATACAGTCATAATCATTTCTCAGACTTTTGGTTAACATCAGCTGAAAGATCAAGCCACAGAGACAAGAACTTGAGGGCCACAGGGAAGCTGAGCCTTAGAAGAAATAATCTCGGTCATTTATTCATACATGTGGAATTCATCCATGCCTAACCATGGCATATATTGTGCACTTGTGATTCAAGGACTCTGAAAATGAATTACAATGAGTAATTCTAACTAAATCCTACCTGCTGCTTTACCCCTGCCTTTCCCTCTATCTGCATCCTCTCTGCACCACCTCCTCATTGCAATCCCAGCAGAGAGTAGCCTGTCCCTGTCACTGCTTTACAATATAGACATGGATTGGAGCTTCTGAGTGGTTTCTTCAAATGTTCAGCACGAGCTGGGgattcccttctctcccttatTTTACCCATTGTTTTCTCACACAGGTTATAAGTACATGTCCTTGGCCTTGAACAGGACTGGGAGAAGCATTGTGTACTCCTGTGAGTGGCCTCTTTATATGAGACCTTTTCAGAAGGTGAGCTATTGAGCCCAGAATCTAAATTTCAGAACGCTTATAATTATAGTCTAAGATTCCTCTAACCAGGAAactatctttgattttttttccccttttatttcatTGTTCACCAGAAAATCCTGCCAATATTTGCTCCAAATTCTATCTTGAATTACTAACATCTTTCATCCCCACCACATCTACACTGGCATTCCAGGCCACTCTCATCTCTCACCCAGCCTGCTCTGACAGACTGATCTCTCTACTTCTGCTCgcttccctgcccccaccatTTTCCAAGCAGCAGCAGAACTGTCTTCTGAGAAATGTCAAGGGCATCCCATCAGTCCCCTTCCTTAAAACTTCACTTCCCCTGCTTTCCTTCCATTGCACTTGGAATACAGTCAGGGTCCATTAACCTGCCTCTTGCCCAGCTCTCCACCCCCCAACAGCTCTTTCCCCTCCCTGCGCTTTCTGTTCATCAAATACTGTATTTATTTACCTTGTCGGTGTGTATTCATTGTGCATGGTACTGGGCAACACAAAGACATTTTCATAAAAGTCTATGgtgatgagccgggcggtggtggtgcacgcctttaatcccagcactcgggaggcagaggcaggcggatctctgtgagttcgaggccagcctggtctacaagagctagttccaggacaggctccaaagctacagagacaccctgtctcaaaaaaccaaaaaaaaaaaaaaaagtctatggtgatgtatttgtttattatttctgaCAAGTCTGCAACCAAGATTTTAAAAGGGTTGGCTACTTACCGTTGAAATCTGACCGGATGCTACAAACTTTAGTCTTCTCCATTTTAAAGTAGTCTGCTGCCCGTTTACTCTCTCATCATTTGCTGCTTGGTTTCCCTGTAAGAGCGTATCTttattgtttacttgtttgtcCATCTCCCCACTAGAATGTAAATCCAGGAGGGTAGGTCTTTCTCACTGTATTGAATAAGTATTGATGGAATCAATCCctattattttcttgaaatttttagaTAGTCTTTTTCCTCAACATTGTAGCCCTTAGATATCACACCTACATATCTACATAAACTGATTCATTCCACAAATTACTTGTCTCGGATTCAGATATTATCATGTTTAATGGCATCCTATATAATTTTATAAGCCTTATTTCTACTTATTTAGAtcattgtaattattttattacaaaaatagaaacatgcCCACTTTAGGCTAGTTTACAGATTCTAGTCAAGAACAAAATTCTTTCATAATGCCAGGCAATACCTAGGCAGTAAAGTGCATATacagcataaataatattaaagtcACTTTAAACAGGAACTTAAAATTATATGGCCTACATATGAAGTGAACATCTTCTAGTGAAATTCCCTTACATTTAGAACTCCAGGCTTTGTTATTTGTTATGAGGAGGGAGACTTTTGATCTGCATACTATAGAGGCCATCAGTGCCTCCTTTAAACTGGATCGTTAGCATCTCATAGCAAGTAAACCAATTCTGTCTTTTTATAGCCCAATTATACAGATATCCAATATTATTGCAATCACTGGAGAAATTATGATGATGTTTATGATTCCTGGGAAAGCATAAAGAATATCTTGACCTGGACAACAACTAACCAGAAAGAGATTGTTGACGTCGCTGGACCAGGGGGTTGGAATGACCCAGACATGGTAAAGATCTGAGCCCTCCTTACTCAAGAGCTGGTAGCTTTGTTTCTGTTGGTGCCTGGGTCTGAGAGCAGGACCTAGCACAAACCAAGCAAGGTTTTTAGGTTCTCCATGAGCATGTCCATCACAGTGCTGTGGAAAATGGTTTCTCTCAGTCAACCATCTAGGAAATTGTTTAAATGTTCCAACAGGCACTGTGTAGCTGGAGTCTCAGCAGGAGAGTGGTTCCAAATTCAAGGCTGAAAGGttagcctggactatatagtaagaccttatctccaaaaaagaaaacaaagaacaactgGGGGGGTGGGGCTGCAGGTATCCATTCAGAGAAGCGAACCCACAAAGAGATGAGAATGAAGTCCCAGTGCAGATTGACTTTGTCAGCCTGGATCCGACTTCAGAGTCTGATGCCAGGCGGTTCACTGTCaacatatttaaaacacagtaaacagagaaaccctgtctcaaaaaaaaaccaaaaaaaaaaaaaaaaaacacagtaaaatTTGGGAAAAGGTTTCCAGGCAGTGATTACTCCAATCCTAGTTGTACAATAAAGTTTATGGTGTGACTGCATGGAACCTCTTACATCATTGGGCAGTGgtcacacacacttttaatcccagctctcaggaggcagaggcaggcagatctctgagtttgagaccagcctggtctacagagctccaggacagccagggctacacagagaaaccctgtcttgaattctccctgccccaccaaacaaacacacagtgcATGTGACCATGAGGGTAGGTTCCTAGCTAAAAGGCCTAGAATCTGGTGTGGTCCCTGGTAGCATAGAGATCAGCAGAGCATAAAGTGTGTGCGACCTCTCCTCTATGGATGGGTAATGGTCTAGGAGGGAGGAGTCTGGGATAACCGTTCTGGGGAACTGGGGTGAGGTCTGCCTCCACAGATAACAAAGTCACCAGGTTGTTAAAATCCACTCCCAGGTTTCCCAGTAGGAAAGCAGGTATTATATCTCTTCCCTCTAGAAGAGGCCCTGCGTGTTTAACATTCCAGTTTTCCTTAATGCTTCAATGTGAATACAAGGATCTCTGTgccccaacaacaaaaaaccaaacatttgAATTTTCCCTTGCCTCAGttcctttcctgtttgttctAGTTAGTGATTGGCAACTTTGGCCTCAGTTGGGACCAGCAGGTAACTCAGATGGCCCTCTGGGCTATCATGGCAGCGCCTCTACTCATGTCCAATGATCTCCGACAAATCAGTTCTCAAGCCAAAGCTCTACTTCAGAATGAGGATGTAATCGCCATCAACCAAGACCCCTTGGGCAAGCAGGGGTACTGTTTTAGAAAGGTAAGTAGTAGTTCCTGGGAGAAAACTGACCAGGAAGATGCTATCCTGCCTTAAAGTTTATGATTTGCAGTATCTTATGATTGCCTTTTAATACTTAAGTACCAAATTATCTTAAGCCTAACTGTGATACATGAAGAAATGGTTGGCTTAATTTTTAGTTACTTTTCCCTTGAGTTTGAGAACTGAGTAATTAGAGCTATTACTgagtttttccctttttttgtttggttttttgagatggggtttctctgtgcagccctggctgtcctggaactccctctgtagatcagactggcctccaagtcagagacctttgcctcctgagtgtcggGAGGATTAAAGGCGCTCAGGATCCCGATGGtctttttgcttgcttttcaaaacagggtttctctgtagtcctggccggcctcgaactcagagatctgcctctgtatcccaagtgctgggattaaaggcgtgcgccaccaccacccggctactttttaatttctaaaacatcCTGCTGGCTGATCTTAATTTTTCCTCCAAGTTTATGATAGTTCTGACAATAAGGCTGAATATCAACTAAGGCCAGTAATGGGGTCCTCACATGCTCACACTTCTTTTCTTGACTTTTCAGGAAGACAACATTGAGGTTTGGGAAAAACCACTCTCAAACTTAGCCTGGGCTGTAGCTGTGAGAAACCTGCAGGAAATTGGCGGACCTCGTTCCTACACCATCCAGGTTTCTTCTCTAGGTCAAGGAATAGCCTGTAATCCTGGTTGCATCGTCACGCAGCTCCTCCCTGTGAAAGAACGGCTAGGCTTCTATGAATGGACTTTAACCTTAAAAACACGAATAAATCCCTCAGGCACTGTTCTGCTTCGGCTAGACTATGTCTGAAGGCAAAGATGTTAAATGGCCAGTGTTACTAAGACCAAAAcactccctgcctctttcctgtgATCCCTTTAATAAAGTATCCCAAAGTCATGGCCTTTAAAAGCTACTTGTCCTGGTAAGTTTTTGAAAAGGCTTTTGAAACAAAAGTGGGTACTCTTGTGTCAGATGCTGCTAACAGATGCTTCAGGTGTTCTGGTTCATATTTGAGTAAGAATCCATAAAGccgggatttaaaaaaaaaaaaaaaaactctacgtTTAATGTGTTTGAGTGtcttgccttcatgtatgtgttCCACATGCCCAGGAAGTCAAAAGGGTATAGGGTCCTCAGGAACCAGAATAACGGATTGTTCTTGATTACTCCGCTAGCTCTAGAGCCAGGATTTAAAGACTTGCCAACCACACACTGACCACTAGGTGAGTTACTTGGTATGATTTGCTTACAGTtcattgcaaaggaaaaatgaaatcaagCTTCCTCAGCAGAAAGATGGCAGTTGATGgtcaggtgtggtagcatgcctttaatcccagtactgggaggcaCTGCAAATAAAGACAACCAAATGATGGACTGTCCTAATGACAAACTGAGGTATTCAGGCAGTTTCAACCAAATTAGCAGATGTGCCAATCCGTGCCATCCATTTAACTACTCTCACAAAGCAATTGTGCACACAtaatcacagcattcagaaggctggAGGACCACCAAGGTTGCCCACACGATGAGCAAGCATATATACCCGATATTCTCAATCCACAAAAATGGTATTAAAATCGCCCACCTGAGATATTAAAGGGGGCAGATAATTTTTTCAGGAAGTCTTAATGACCTGGGTTTGACCCTGGAACCCTTAGTAGGAAACTTTCAAAAGCTGATTTCCGACCCCCTACATACATTCACACCAAAAAAGTTAAACCCCAGACATGGGCCGTAGTAGCTAACTCAGCAGATTgagagcagttgctgctcttcctgaggacccagattaattcctagcacccacaagagGTGGGTTTGTTGGGGGGC
The sequence above is a segment of the Chionomys nivalis chromosome X, mChiNiv1.1, whole genome shotgun sequence genome. Coding sequences within it:
- the Gla gene encoding alpha-galactosidase A; this encodes MKLFSGDPRLVCELALRTLALVFLSVLRAKALDNGLARTPTMGWLHWERFMCNLDCQEEPDSCISEQLFMQMAELMVSDGWKDAGYEYLCIDDCWMAPERDSKGRLQADPQRFPSGIQHLANYVHSKGLKLGIYADVGNKTCAGFPGSFGYYDIDAQTFADWGIDLLKFDGCHCDSMTSLADGYKYMSLALNRTGRSIVYSCEWPLYMRPFQKPNYTDIQYYCNHWRNYDDVYDSWESIKNILTWTTTNQKEIVDVAGPGGWNDPDMLVIGNFGLSWDQQVTQMALWAIMAAPLLMSNDLRQISSQAKALLQNEDVIAINQDPLGKQGYCFRKEDNIEVWEKPLSNLAWAVAVRNLQEIGGPRSYTIQVSSLGQGIACNPGCIVTQLLPVKERLGFYEWTLTLKTRINPSGTVLLRLDYV